One window of Mobula birostris isolate sMobBir1 chromosome 16, sMobBir1.hap1, whole genome shotgun sequence genomic DNA carries:
- the ccdc51 gene encoding mitochondrial potassium channel isoform X2, whose product MKKGRFGMMCSRVYCFQIARSNNLQVRLYCSQASQKTVTKALSENKDATPLKLVELGKNFSKKAIDHIRATANTLWENYEEFVGLKEVQEAQLNVTEAEKAFMVARGVVRQSQETLEAQQLKLKEVRDKLDRVSREDSHYLELATQEHKLLQDERRHRTAYENAEEVERETFALFSAAVRGSHEKERARAERTKNWSLVGSVLGAIIGVLGSTYINRVRLQELKALLLEAQKGPVSLQEALKEQASMHQVQNKELNALVTNLKELVGQDSAVQQAGKATTNTGKSEPVLKLDPFMISLKEQAASLKHTNTALEGLEQNLKHLQMSLGQVASDIKTVKVVAQSKPWQTVPSELTQDWQTLATEDVIVGLAETEKRLEYQIRTNTMYSTVLTCAAFALTLPVLYVFFRGN is encoded by the exons ATGAAGAAGGGGCGATTTGGTATGATGTGCTCCCGTGTTTATTGCTTCCAAATTGCAAGAAGCAATAATCTCCAAGTCCGCCTCTACTGTTCCCAAGCCTCGCAGAAAACAGTTACCAAGGCTCTCAGTGAAAATAAAGATGCTACACCTCTGAAATTGGTCGAACTGGGAAAGAATTTCAGCAAAAAGGCGATAGACCACATCCGAGCCACAGCGAACACCCTGTGGGAAAACTATGAGGAGTTTGTTGGACTGAAAGAAGTTCAAGAGGCACAGCTGAATGTCACAGAG GCAGAGAAAGCATTCATGGTTGCCCGCGGTGTTGTTCGACAAAGCCAGGAAACCCTTGAAGCTCAGCAATTGAAATTGAAGGAGGTTCGGGATAAATTAGACAGAGTCTCACGGGAGGACAGTCACTATCTCGAGTTGGCCACTCAAGAACATAAACTGCTTCAA GATGAAAGAAGACATCGAACAGCCTATGAAAATGCGGAAGAAGTTGAACGTGAGACATTTGCTCTCTTCTCAGCAGCAGtgaggggaagccatgagaaagAGCGGGCAAGAGCAGAGAGAACAAAAAACTGGTCTCTGGTGGGGTCTGTGCTGGGAGCCATCATTGGAGTCCTGGGGTCAACTTACATCAATAGGGTTCGGCTTCAGGAGCtgaaggcattgctccttgaggcACAGAAAGGGCCGGTGAGCTTGCAGGAAGCCCTTAAAGAGCAGGCGTCCATGCACCAAGTCCAAAACAAGGAGCTCAATGCACTTGTAACCAATTTGAAGGAATTGGTTGGCCAAGACAGTGCTGTGCAGCAAGCAGGGAAGGCCACCACTAACACTGGAAAATCAGAACCTGTTTTGAAACTGGATCCTTTCATGATCTCTCTGAAAGAACAAGCAGCTTCATTGAAACATACCAATACAGCATTAGAGGGGCTGGAGCAAAATTTAAAACATCTGCAAATGTCACTTGGCCAAGTGGCTTCTGACATCAAGACCGTAAAAGTTGTTGCACAGTCCAAGCCATGGCAAACGGTACCTTCAGAATTGACACAAGATTGGCAGACTCTAGCAACAGAGGATGTGATTGTTGGTTTAGCAGAGACTGAAAAGAGGCTAGAATATCAAATCAGAACAAACACTATGTACAGCACAGTGCTGACATGTGCTGCATTTGCCCTCACACTGCCAGTATTGTATGTGTTCTTCAGAGGGAACTAA
- the ccdc51 gene encoding mitochondrial potassium channel isoform X3: MVARGVVRQSQETLEAQQLKLKEVRDKLDRVSREDSHYLELATQEHKLLQDERRHRTAYENAEEVERETFALFSAAVRGSHEKERARAERTKNWSLVGSVLGAIIGVLGSTYINRVRLQELKALLLEAQKGPVSLQEALKEQASMHQVQNKELNALVTNLKELVGQDSAVQQAGKATTNTGKSEPVLKLDPFMISLKEQAASLKHTNTALEGLEQNLKHLQMSLGQVASDIKTVKVVAQSKPWQTVPSELTQDWQTLATEDVIVGLAETEKRLEYQIRTNTMYSTVLTCAAFALTLPVLYVFFRGN; this comes from the exons ATGGTTGCCCGCGGTGTTGTTCGACAAAGCCAGGAAACCCTTGAAGCTCAGCAATTGAAATTGAAGGAGGTTCGGGATAAATTAGACAGAGTCTCACGGGAGGACAGTCACTATCTCGAGTTGGCCACTCAAGAACATAAACTGCTTCAA GATGAAAGAAGACATCGAACAGCCTATGAAAATGCGGAAGAAGTTGAACGTGAGACATTTGCTCTCTTCTCAGCAGCAGtgaggggaagccatgagaaagAGCGGGCAAGAGCAGAGAGAACAAAAAACTGGTCTCTGGTGGGGTCTGTGCTGGGAGCCATCATTGGAGTCCTGGGGTCAACTTACATCAATAGGGTTCGGCTTCAGGAGCtgaaggcattgctccttgaggcACAGAAAGGGCCGGTGAGCTTGCAGGAAGCCCTTAAAGAGCAGGCGTCCATGCACCAAGTCCAAAACAAGGAGCTCAATGCACTTGTAACCAATTTGAAGGAATTGGTTGGCCAAGACAGTGCTGTGCAGCAAGCAGGGAAGGCCACCACTAACACTGGAAAATCAGAACCTGTTTTGAAACTGGATCCTTTCATGATCTCTCTGAAAGAACAAGCAGCTTCATTGAAACATACCAATACAGCATTAGAGGGGCTGGAGCAAAATTTAAAACATCTGCAAATGTCACTTGGCCAAGTGGCTTCTGACATCAAGACCGTAAAAGTTGTTGCACAGTCCAAGCCATGGCAAACGGTACCTTCAGAATTGACACAAGATTGGCAGACTCTAGCAACAGAGGATGTGATTGTTGGTTTAGCAGAGACTGAAAAGAGGCTAGAATATCAAATCAGAACAAACACTATGTACAGCACAGTGCTGACATGTGCTGCATTTGCCCTCACACTGCCAGTATTGTATGTGTTCTTCAGAGGGAACTAA
- the ccdc51 gene encoding mitochondrial potassium channel isoform X1, producing MAQAQSTVMKKGRFGMMCSRVYCFQIARSNNLQVRLYCSQASQKTVTKALSENKDATPLKLVELGKNFSKKAIDHIRATANTLWENYEEFVGLKEVQEAQLNVTEAEKAFMVARGVVRQSQETLEAQQLKLKEVRDKLDRVSREDSHYLELATQEHKLLQDERRHRTAYENAEEVERETFALFSAAVRGSHEKERARAERTKNWSLVGSVLGAIIGVLGSTYINRVRLQELKALLLEAQKGPVSLQEALKEQASMHQVQNKELNALVTNLKELVGQDSAVQQAGKATTNTGKSEPVLKLDPFMISLKEQAASLKHTNTALEGLEQNLKHLQMSLGQVASDIKTVKVVAQSKPWQTVPSELTQDWQTLATEDVIVGLAETEKRLEYQIRTNTMYSTVLTCAAFALTLPVLYVFFRGN from the exons CAATCGACAGTGATGAAGAAGGGGCGATTTGGTATGATGTGCTCCCGTGTTTATTGCTTCCAAATTGCAAGAAGCAATAATCTCCAAGTCCGCCTCTACTGTTCCCAAGCCTCGCAGAAAACAGTTACCAAGGCTCTCAGTGAAAATAAAGATGCTACACCTCTGAAATTGGTCGAACTGGGAAAGAATTTCAGCAAAAAGGCGATAGACCACATCCGAGCCACAGCGAACACCCTGTGGGAAAACTATGAGGAGTTTGTTGGACTGAAAGAAGTTCAAGAGGCACAGCTGAATGTCACAGAG GCAGAGAAAGCATTCATGGTTGCCCGCGGTGTTGTTCGACAAAGCCAGGAAACCCTTGAAGCTCAGCAATTGAAATTGAAGGAGGTTCGGGATAAATTAGACAGAGTCTCACGGGAGGACAGTCACTATCTCGAGTTGGCCACTCAAGAACATAAACTGCTTCAA GATGAAAGAAGACATCGAACAGCCTATGAAAATGCGGAAGAAGTTGAACGTGAGACATTTGCTCTCTTCTCAGCAGCAGtgaggggaagccatgagaaagAGCGGGCAAGAGCAGAGAGAACAAAAAACTGGTCTCTGGTGGGGTCTGTGCTGGGAGCCATCATTGGAGTCCTGGGGTCAACTTACATCAATAGGGTTCGGCTTCAGGAGCtgaaggcattgctccttgaggcACAGAAAGGGCCGGTGAGCTTGCAGGAAGCCCTTAAAGAGCAGGCGTCCATGCACCAAGTCCAAAACAAGGAGCTCAATGCACTTGTAACCAATTTGAAGGAATTGGTTGGCCAAGACAGTGCTGTGCAGCAAGCAGGGAAGGCCACCACTAACACTGGAAAATCAGAACCTGTTTTGAAACTGGATCCTTTCATGATCTCTCTGAAAGAACAAGCAGCTTCATTGAAACATACCAATACAGCATTAGAGGGGCTGGAGCAAAATTTAAAACATCTGCAAATGTCACTTGGCCAAGTGGCTTCTGACATCAAGACCGTAAAAGTTGTTGCACAGTCCAAGCCATGGCAAACGGTACCTTCAGAATTGACACAAGATTGGCAGACTCTAGCAACAGAGGATGTGATTGTTGGTTTAGCAGAGACTGAAAAGAGGCTAGAATATCAAATCAGAACAAACACTATGTACAGCACAGTGCTGACATGTGCTGCATTTGCCCTCACACTGCCAGTATTGTATGTGTTCTTCAGAGGGAACTAA